From the Esox lucius isolate fEsoLuc1 chromosome 21, fEsoLuc1.pri, whole genome shotgun sequence genome, one window contains:
- the itgb1a gene encoding integrin beta-1 isoform X2, whose protein sequence is MDLKLLLISLLFGIICYSSAQQEGNECIKANVKSCGECIQVGAKCGWCTDPEFLKQGEATSTRCDELESLRKRGCGAAKVENPRGSQRVLKNTPVTNRNKGADKLKPEDITQIQPQKLTLSLRSGEPQSFNLKFKRAEDYPIDLYYLMDLSFSMKDDLENVKNLGTQLMLEMAKITSDFRIGFGSFVEKTVMPYISTTPAKLLNPCTGDQNCTSPFSYKNVLKLTSNGRKFNTLVGQQQISGNLDSPEGGFDAIMQVAVCGDDIGWRNVTRLLVFSTDAGFHFAGDGKLGGIVLPNDGKCHLENNMYTMSHYYDYPSIAHLVQKLSDNNIQTIFAVTEEFQPVYKELKNLIPKSAVGTLSANSSNVINLIIDAYNSLSSEVILENSKLPDGVTITYQSRCKNGVIGEGEMGRKCSNISIGDEVSFTISITTKQCPKMGKSETIKIKPLGFTEEVEIALNFICECDCHKDGIKNSEICHNGNGTFECGACRCNDGRIGRQCECSTNEVTSEDLDKNCRKDNGTDICSNNGDCVCGTCECKKRENPEERYSGKFCECDNFNCDRSNNKLCGGHGRCECRVCICDTNWTGSACDCSLGTTTCLASNKQICNGRGTCECGTCKCTDPKFQGPTCEICPTCPGVCTEHKECVQCRAFGTGEKKDTCERDCSYFNLIMVKHRNELPQPGQAFPLMHCKERDADDCWFYYTYAVNNNTEKEVHVVEKPDCPEGPDIIPIVAGVVAGIVLIGLALLLIWKLLMIIHDRREFAKFEKEKMNAKWDTGENPIYKSAVTTVVNPKYEGK, encoded by the exons atggaCCTGAAATTACTTCTGATATCTTTGTTGTTCGGAATTATTTGTTACAGCAGTGCTCAACAAG AAGGGAATGAGTGCATCAAGGCCAATGTCAAGTCCTGTGGCGAATGTATTCAAGTTGGAGCTAAATGTGGATGGTGCACAGACCCA GAGTTTCTGAAGCAGGGTGAGGCCACTTCAACCCGCTGTGATGAGCTAGAGTCTCTAAGGAAGAGAGGGTGCGGTGCTGCTAAGGTAGAAAACCCCCGGGGAAGCCAGAGAGTTCTGAAGAACACCCCTGTGACCAACCGTAACAAGGGAGCAGACAAACTCAAACCAGAAGACATCACACAGATCCAGCCCCAGAAACTCACCCTGAGCCTCAGATCTG GTGAACCCCAGTCTTTCAACCTGAAGTTCAAACGAGCTGAGGATTACCCCATTGACCTTTACTACCTGATGGACTTGTCCTTCTCCATGAAAGACGATCTGGAAAATGTAAAGAACCTGGGAACACAGTTGATGTTGGAGATGGCAAAGATCACGTCCGACTTCCGAATTG GTTTTGGGTCCTTTGTTGAGAAGACAGTGATGCCTTATATCAGTACCACCCCAGCCAAGCTGCTGAATCCCTGTACTGGTGACCAGAACTGCACCAGTCCCTTCAGCTATAAAAACGTCCTGAAGTTGACCAGCAATGGAAGGAAGTTTAACACTCTGGTGGGACAACAGCAGATCTCTGGAAACCTGGACTCGCCAGAGGGAGGTTTTGATGCAATCATGCAAGTGGCTGTCTGTGGT GATGACATtggctggagaaatgtaactCGTCTACTGGTGTTCTCCACTGATGCCGGCTTCCACTTTGCTGGAGATGGGAAACTGGGAGGAATTGTTCTGCCTAATGATGGGAAATGCCACCTGGAGAACAACATGTACACAATGAGCCACTACTAT GACTACCCCTCGATCGCCCACCTGGTTCAGAAACTAAGTGACAACAACATTCAAACCATCTTTGCAGTCACAGAGGAATTCCAGCCTGTTTACAAG GAGTTAAAGAATCTCATCCCTAAGTCTGCGGTTGGCACACTCTCCGCCAACTCCAGCAATGTTATCAACCTCATTATCGATGCCTACAAT TCTCTTTCCTCAGAGGTGATTCTGGAGAATAGTAAGCTACCAGATGGAGTGACCATCACATACCAATCACGCTGCAAGAACGGAGTGATTGGGGAGGGAGAAATGGGTAGAAAATGCTCCAACATCTCCATTGGGGACGAG GTATCCTTCACCATTAGCATCACGACTAAACAGTGTCCCAAGATGGGCAAATCAGAGACCATCAAGATCAAACCCCTGGGGTTCACAGAGGAGGTGGAGATTGCTCTGAACTTCATCTGTGAGTGTGACTGTCACAAAGATGGAATCAAaaacagtgagatctgccacaACGGAAATGGAACATTTGAATGTGGAGCCTGCAG GTGTAATGACGGCCGTATTGGTAGACAGTGTGAATGCAGCACCAATGAGGTGACCAGTGAAGACCTGGATAAGAACTGCCGTAAAGACAACGGTACTGACATCTGCAGTAACAacggagactgtgtgtgtggaacCTGTGAGTGTAAGAAGAGAGAGAACCCAGAAGAACGCTACAGCGGAAAGTTCTGCGAGTGTGACAACTTCAACTGTGACCGTTCCAATAACAAACTCTGTGGAG GACATGGTCGTTGTGAGTGCAGAGTGTGTATCTGTGATACCAACTGGACGGGTAGTGCCTGTGATTGTTCCCTGGGTACCACCACCTGCCTGGCTTCCAACAAACAGATATGTAACGGTCGAGGCACCTGTGAGTGTGGCACCTGCAAATGTACCGACCCCAAGTTCCAGGGCCCCACTTGTGAGATTTGTCCCACCTGTCCAGGAGTCTGCACAGAACACAA GGAGTGTGTTCAATGCAGGGCATTTGGTACAGGGGAGAAGAAGGACACCTGTGAGAGGGACTGTAGCTACTTCAACCTGATTATGGTGAAGCACAGGAACGAGCTCCCTCAGCCGGGACAGGCCTTCCCCCTGATGCACTGCAAGGAAAGGGACGCAGACGACTGCTGGTTCTACTACACCTACGCTGtgaacaacaacacagagaagGAGGTGCATGTGGTGGAAAAGCCAG ACTGCCCTGAGGGCCCTGACATCATCCCCATCGTGGCTGGCGTGGTGGCGGGCATCGTGCTTATTGGCCTGGCCCTGTTGCTTATCTGGAAGCTGCTCATGATTATCCATGACAGGAGGGAGTTCGCCAAGTTTGAGAAGGAGAAGATGAACGCTAAATGGGACACG GGTGAGAACCCTATCTACAAGAGTGCTGTCACAACAGTGGTGAACCCTAAATATGAAGGCAAATGA
- the itgb1a gene encoding integrin beta-1 isoform X1, whose protein sequence is MDLKLLLISLLFGIICYSSAQQEGNECIKANVKSCGECIQVGAKCGWCTDPEFLKQGEATSTRCDELESLRKRGCGAAKVENPRGSQRVLKNTPVTNRNKGADKLKPEDITQIQPQKLTLSLRSGEPQSFNLKFKRAEDYPIDLYYLMDLSFSMKDDLENVKNLGTQLMLEMAKITSDFRIGFGSFVEKTVMPYISTTPAKLLNPCTGDQNCTSPFSYKNVLKLTSNGRKFNTLVGQQQISGNLDSPEGGFDAIMQVAVCGDDIGWRNVTRLLVFSTDAGFHFAGDGKLGGIVLPNDGKCHLENNMYTMSHYYDYPSIAHLVQKLSDNNIQTIFAVTEEFQPVYKELKNLIPKSAVGTLSANSSNVINLIIDAYNSLSSEVILENSKLPDGVTITYQSRCKNGVIGEGEMGRKCSNISIGDEVSFTISITTKQCPKMGKSETIKIKPLGFTEEVEIALNFICECDCHKDGIKNSEICHNGNGTFECGACRCNDGRIGRQCECSTNEVTSEDLDKNCRKDNGTDICSNNGDCVCGTCECKKRENPEERYSGKFCECDNFNCDRSNNKLCGGHGRCECRVCICDTNWTGSACDCSLGTTTCLASNKQICNGRGTCECGTCKCTDPKFQGPTCEICPTCPGVCTEHKECVQCRAFGTGEKKDTCERDCSYFNLIMVKHRNELPQPGQAFPLMHCKERDADDCWFYYTYAVNNNTEKEVHVVEKPDCPEGPDIIPIVAGVVAGIVLIGLALLLIWKLLMIIHDRREFAKFEKEKMNAKWDTQENPIYKSPINKFQNPNYGRKAAAL, encoded by the exons atggaCCTGAAATTACTTCTGATATCTTTGTTGTTCGGAATTATTTGTTACAGCAGTGCTCAACAAG AAGGGAATGAGTGCATCAAGGCCAATGTCAAGTCCTGTGGCGAATGTATTCAAGTTGGAGCTAAATGTGGATGGTGCACAGACCCA GAGTTTCTGAAGCAGGGTGAGGCCACTTCAACCCGCTGTGATGAGCTAGAGTCTCTAAGGAAGAGAGGGTGCGGTGCTGCTAAGGTAGAAAACCCCCGGGGAAGCCAGAGAGTTCTGAAGAACACCCCTGTGACCAACCGTAACAAGGGAGCAGACAAACTCAAACCAGAAGACATCACACAGATCCAGCCCCAGAAACTCACCCTGAGCCTCAGATCTG GTGAACCCCAGTCTTTCAACCTGAAGTTCAAACGAGCTGAGGATTACCCCATTGACCTTTACTACCTGATGGACTTGTCCTTCTCCATGAAAGACGATCTGGAAAATGTAAAGAACCTGGGAACACAGTTGATGTTGGAGATGGCAAAGATCACGTCCGACTTCCGAATTG GTTTTGGGTCCTTTGTTGAGAAGACAGTGATGCCTTATATCAGTACCACCCCAGCCAAGCTGCTGAATCCCTGTACTGGTGACCAGAACTGCACCAGTCCCTTCAGCTATAAAAACGTCCTGAAGTTGACCAGCAATGGAAGGAAGTTTAACACTCTGGTGGGACAACAGCAGATCTCTGGAAACCTGGACTCGCCAGAGGGAGGTTTTGATGCAATCATGCAAGTGGCTGTCTGTGGT GATGACATtggctggagaaatgtaactCGTCTACTGGTGTTCTCCACTGATGCCGGCTTCCACTTTGCTGGAGATGGGAAACTGGGAGGAATTGTTCTGCCTAATGATGGGAAATGCCACCTGGAGAACAACATGTACACAATGAGCCACTACTAT GACTACCCCTCGATCGCCCACCTGGTTCAGAAACTAAGTGACAACAACATTCAAACCATCTTTGCAGTCACAGAGGAATTCCAGCCTGTTTACAAG GAGTTAAAGAATCTCATCCCTAAGTCTGCGGTTGGCACACTCTCCGCCAACTCCAGCAATGTTATCAACCTCATTATCGATGCCTACAAT TCTCTTTCCTCAGAGGTGATTCTGGAGAATAGTAAGCTACCAGATGGAGTGACCATCACATACCAATCACGCTGCAAGAACGGAGTGATTGGGGAGGGAGAAATGGGTAGAAAATGCTCCAACATCTCCATTGGGGACGAG GTATCCTTCACCATTAGCATCACGACTAAACAGTGTCCCAAGATGGGCAAATCAGAGACCATCAAGATCAAACCCCTGGGGTTCACAGAGGAGGTGGAGATTGCTCTGAACTTCATCTGTGAGTGTGACTGTCACAAAGATGGAATCAAaaacagtgagatctgccacaACGGAAATGGAACATTTGAATGTGGAGCCTGCAG GTGTAATGACGGCCGTATTGGTAGACAGTGTGAATGCAGCACCAATGAGGTGACCAGTGAAGACCTGGATAAGAACTGCCGTAAAGACAACGGTACTGACATCTGCAGTAACAacggagactgtgtgtgtggaacCTGTGAGTGTAAGAAGAGAGAGAACCCAGAAGAACGCTACAGCGGAAAGTTCTGCGAGTGTGACAACTTCAACTGTGACCGTTCCAATAACAAACTCTGTGGAG GACATGGTCGTTGTGAGTGCAGAGTGTGTATCTGTGATACCAACTGGACGGGTAGTGCCTGTGATTGTTCCCTGGGTACCACCACCTGCCTGGCTTCCAACAAACAGATATGTAACGGTCGAGGCACCTGTGAGTGTGGCACCTGCAAATGTACCGACCCCAAGTTCCAGGGCCCCACTTGTGAGATTTGTCCCACCTGTCCAGGAGTCTGCACAGAACACAA GGAGTGTGTTCAATGCAGGGCATTTGGTACAGGGGAGAAGAAGGACACCTGTGAGAGGGACTGTAGCTACTTCAACCTGATTATGGTGAAGCACAGGAACGAGCTCCCTCAGCCGGGACAGGCCTTCCCCCTGATGCACTGCAAGGAAAGGGACGCAGACGACTGCTGGTTCTACTACACCTACGCTGtgaacaacaacacagagaagGAGGTGCATGTGGTGGAAAAGCCAG ACTGCCCTGAGGGCCCTGACATCATCCCCATCGTGGCTGGCGTGGTGGCGGGCATCGTGCTTATTGGCCTGGCCCTGTTGCTTATCTGGAAGCTGCTCATGATTATCCATGACAGGAGGGAGTTCGCCAAGTTTGAGAAGGAGAAGATGAACGCTAAATGGGACACG CAAGAGAACCCAATATACAAGAGCCCTATTAATAAGTTCCAGAATCCAAACTATGGACGTAAAGCTGCAGCTCTTTAA